CCCGGGAGATATGTTTAACTGAATAACAACACAGCGACTGGTAAAAATGTTGATAATAGAATTGGGCCTCGGAATCTCGCCTGGACGCAAAGGCGGGTGAGTGAGGGGGCGGAAAAAGGCCTGGGACTCACCTGGCGAAGCTGTGTCCGCAGCGGGCGGCGATGGGGGCCGCATTGACGACCGCAAGCAGGACATGGTTCTGCATCGGCGGAGACCGACCGGCCGCCCTTCAAAGCGAAGCGAATTACTGATTTACCGGCGCCCAAAGCAGGCGCAGCTGGAAATCGGACAACATACCGGGAGCGACGTCCATCAGCGGCTCAGTTTTGCTTTGCCGGAGTCCAGACGAGTCGCTGACAATCGATTCGAGCTGCCAATGGACAACGGTAAGCATCGACTGCTGCCGGCGCTCTGCTATTCGGCCGGGCTGCGCGTCCGCGAAG
This genomic stretch from Leptospirales bacterium harbors:
- a CDS encoding tyrosine-type recombinase/integrase translates to MVLHRRRPTGRPSKRSELLIYRRPKQAQLEIGQHTGSDVHQRLSFALPESRRVADNRFELPMDNGKHRLLPALCYSAGLRVREVVALRRSDLDGRAIRVRQGKRKKDRYSLLAKSNHKPLDD